The Miscanthus floridulus cultivar M001 unplaced genomic scaffold, ASM1932011v1 fs_162_3, whole genome shotgun sequence genome includes the window TTAGACAATCTGAGCATTTAAACAGCTCCATAGCTCTAGaaatctaaagctacacagagcatacgctccaatacttagcgcacgttagagcttccgtcactctcggcccttcagttcagagtccgaccggacctttaacacccatttcttattcccactcgtttgtaaccccacagcaaacttcaagcacctgggctcaggaataaagtcaccgaccgaccaaaACTAGACGTAgaacacgttgcctgaaccagtataaatactgtgtgattgagtgctaggccatatccgatcacaacacaggcaaaactataaatatttacttgttagtcacttttcgcaccgacagcaTTTATGTTGTAGCAATAGAAACTACAGGTAAAAATTAAATAGACAATCAAATACaaaaataaatcaagaaaaaAGTTAGAAACATCACGTAATTGCAAAAGAGGGTCATGCGTGAACACAGAAactaaagaaaaaaaggaaagatgCTTGATTTGTGTCACGAATGGGTAAATAGGTTCTACGATGGTCTTAAAGGCGTTGTTGGGATATAGTTGATTCACATCAATCCATATATGTTTATGGATTGAAGTTAAACTTAATAAATTCCACCTCAACATATATGGAGTGAGTTGAATCCAATAACATCCAAACACGACCAAAAGTGGTTTTCCTTGAACTGTTTCTTCAAGGAAACTTTGTTTTGTATTATCCTGATGTGGGAATGTGGAATATACTGTAGCTAAGTTATATATGCCTTGTTATGAGGAAGCTGAATATGGAAGTTCAGACAAAATTAGGGGGAAATCATTCTAGACAAACGGAAAGGACGCAACTTGCAAAAGGCATTTCATGCAAAGACAAACAAATGTCAAACAGGTAGCCGGTAACACATGGTATACATGATGTCTATTTGGTTCCTTTGTTTTATCCTAAAGTAGAAAATTAGCACTGTGTAGATTATATCCAAATTATTGGTAGATCACATTCATGATTCATACACAAATTATATATGCACCCTATCTGAACTATTTGCAAAGTGAATATTATCCTGTATCGCTTCAATATAAGGTTATGTAGCCAAAACAAAAATACTATGTATTTAATCATAAAAGTAATATATTTAAACACAACATTACATCACGGTTACGAATAGGTTACAACATGTATGGACATTCTAGAGGCaaaaaaataaacttgttttttATGCAGACTCCTGGTATCTGACCTGCCCAGTAGTTGATCGGGGTCACCTGGCAACTTAAATATAGCAAAGTTAGTTATCTCAAAGGGATGCACGTCACCTGGCTTGCCATCCTCAATCTCCATTCCCCACCCTCCAACCAACCCACATTCAAAAAAGGCCGCAGAGCACCATTTCATTGACTAATTAAATGTGTATAAAGCATAGTCCACAGCTTATAGTTGTTTCAATCAAAAAGTTTAATTTACAGCTGTACATACCTCACAGTAGCTTTTTCACAGCTCACAACTCACAACAGTCTTTGCACAGCTCACAGCTGAACTAAACAGACCCTTTACATGTTGCTTAAAACTAATTTGATCCTTAAAGAAAGAAAGATAATTTGATGAAATGTAAGTGTTGGCCCACTAAACATGAGGATGTGTGAAAAGAGACTAGCTCATTATGAAGAGCTAgctcttctttctcttctttccctaTCTCTTTGTATAGAGGAAAAAATGAGGATTTTGATTCTATGAGCTACCTGAGTTGGCATTGTTGGATATGCCATAATGCTTGTTATAAACGTTTATTTCAAGAGGTTTTCAAGTCATAATGAAAATTTGTTACCTAATCCATCCATCTAGAACTATAAGATATTCAAGCATTCAAATTTTTCTCCAAATTATAGGAGATTATAGGTAAAATAACTCCAAACTCAATTTGAAAAGGCAGCATTCATTTATATACCTACCATTAATGTCTATCACCGACCAATATCTCCGAATGAATAAAGGGGGTGCATGGATCATTTACTTTATCCCATAATATATCATATAATTTCTAGGATATCTTGTACGCAGCAGCTATGAGCATTTTTGTATACTTTTTTGAATTCACAGCTGCaatgttttttttagaaaaaaaggaaTATCAAAATTGGGACCTAGCTTAGCTAGATGCACCTGAATGCCATCAGGAGTGAGGTAGGTGCCCTAATCCAACCTATATTTCAGAATCAAAATCGTCAAGAACCTAACCATTTCTTAAAAAACATATGCTTGACATCATTTAGAAACAACTCGCTCAAATAATGAAACAACAGATCCGGCATTTCTTCCCACTATTTCAAAAGTAGATGAACTGCAAACCTGTATAATAATTTAGTATTGTATACTACCAGTAGAACGATCTGATTTCAATAACACATCACTTCAAAGCATAATTAGCATATAAACTGTTGCGATCTAAAATAGAAATTGCTATACATACAAACCGAACTGGCTTTagcaaaaaataaaattaaaaccaAACTTTTGTGAATGCCTTGCTATGTCCTAAACAGCTAACAAGAAATTTATCCTAAGAACAATATTTAGTTTCATTTTTTAAAAAGTAAGAGACTTccaataaaaagaaaacaaacaaCTGCCACCCTTAAAGTAACTGAAGTAATATTAAAAATATTTCCCATGGTTAAAAAACAAACAAATACAGTTGATAATAAAAAAAGCATACTGGGATTATCCTATAACATCATAACTACATAATGCATTGAATATGTAACCATACATTGAACCAGCAGATCCAGCCTTCTATTATTTTTAAAAAAGTTCCAGGTCACTGTATGAGTCAGCACTGTCCACTGTGACCAGGGCCAAACAGAAGCCAAGACACGAGGCGGCCATACCTAGTTGTTTTATCCTGACAAGAACGAAGCTCCATCAGAGGCCAGGTCGCACTCATCTGGAGCACAATAAACATCACCCTTGTAGAGGTCGACGCATCATGTTAAGCCACCTCGGAACACATTAAACATCACAGCACCCATCAAATCCTATGCTGACCTGAGATTACCACTCAGCATTAGCCTTGACTCAGCATCCATCCAAAATGTCAAACACAAACAGAGCAGCAGCAGTAACCATTGCGACAGCTTCAACAGAAAACAGTTGCTGTCAGACACAGGCCATGCAATGTAAAACAAGGTGATAACACTTAACGAATGAGTTATGCAGTGAAGTGATGCTTAATAGCTCAATTTTGGTGGTCCAGCAACAATGAAGTCATTTAACACAATCATGGACCATTGGATCCTGAGTTGTGAGTACAACACAACAGTAGGGCATTTTACATCAGTCATGAATCCTCAGTAGTACAACAACAGTAGGGTGTTTTACACCAATCATGAGCCATTAGAAGCATTTGATGCAAAGCAGAAGCCACCCTCATACTCCTTAGCAAGCAGCAGAGGATGGGGGCTTACGGCTTAGGATATGCTAGCACTATCATGCATAATTCACAATCCCCTCAGAACGAGGAAATCACCTTTGTAATTATTAGCAAAAGAGGGATGTGGAAGGTACAAGGAGAAACACAATGTCCACCTAGCCAAGCCAGAAATTCCATAAAATTGGCTAGGTTCCTTCATTTCTTCCAATTGTGGGGAACTCTAAATGGTGGTGGAAATCTCAACACCTACACTAACCAACTCCAAAAGAATGTATCACCAGTAATTACCAGCAAGGTATGAAGGTTGGTAGATGTAGTAAGTTGTAAAAGAAGGAACTGGTGAATcacagcaaaaaaaaaatggcacctttcttgtttgattcatGTTGTTATGTTTGTTCTAGACTACCATCTCATCCAGCTGGAGCTGTTCAAGCCAGCCACCAATGACCCCGGCAGTGTCGTCCTCACCGCCCATATCCTCATGACTTGTGGCCTGACTCAAAGAAGCAATGGACTCCTTTGCGGTTGTCCGGTTGATGGATGGCTTCTCCGGTGTTGGCTCCTTCACGAGGGTATTGACCCATGAGAGGTCTGGCTCATCACCGTTGGCACCACTCCGAAGCTCAAAGGACGAGGATCGCTTGAGGCGGCCAAGTTCCTCGTCGTCAGCACCCCAATCTGGTGCGCTCGACGGGATTCCCCATTTGGACCAGCTGGACGTAACCGGTGAGCCAACCAGGACGGAGGCGCCGGAGCCAAGGTCACGAGAGCTCATGCTTCTCAGCGTTTGCTGCTGCATCTTCTCCCGCTGCGCAAGGGCCGCGAGCAGCCTGGAGCTCATCGGAGACACTGGCTCAGGGATAACTGTGGCCCGAGGAGACAGCAAGCTCTGCTGCTGCTGAAACTGGTTCAGCATGGCGGCCTTACGCGTCGGCGAGAAAGCAGAGCCGCCCTGGTCTGCGTACCGAGGCGACTGAGATGCCGCGGCGCCCGCCATCCCCGCGGAGAACAGATCGTCAAGATTGGACGGCACGAGCGTCTTTCCCCTCGCCGACCGCACAGAGGCTGGCGACCCGACGAGTCCCGTCGTAATCCGCTGAGGCGAGCAGCTCGTCCACAGCCATGCTGCGCGCGCTCAGCGAAGTGCGCAGCCGGCTCAGGTGAAGGTTCCCCGCGCTCCCGGGGAGGCACAGCGCGGGCACGTTGGGCTGCGGCCACGCGCCGGCCACGCCGCTCCCCCCGCCGGAAGGGGAGAGCGGCGGCGTGAACGACGCACCCGGCGACGGCAGCCCCATTCCCATCGCCGCTGCCATCTCCATCGCGGTGCGCGACCCCGCCGACGACACGTACAGTGGCCGGAGCTCCTCAGGCGTGTGCGCGAAGAAGCAGACGCGCCGCGCGCAGCCGACGCCGTCCTTGCAGAGCCGCGTCCGGTACTGCGCCGGGTGGAGCCAGCTCTCGAACACCCCGTGCGCGTACTCGCACATGTCGCCCCTCCGGCACCCCGCCCCCTTCTTGAACTCCGGGCAGGGCACGCAGCTGTAGTGGTACTTGCGCGGGTCCCGCCGCCGCGCGTTCTCGCCGGGGTGGACGAAGGGGCACTCGGTCCAGTCGTGGGAGTAGGCGCGCGAGCACGCGCGCACCTTGAAGGAGTACATGCGGAAGTCGTCAGAGGCGTAGGCGCCGTTCTTGATGTCGGGGAGGGAGGGATCCGGCGGCCACTCCTTGCGCCCTCCGAGAAGGGAGAGGAGGTGGTTCTTGAGCGGGAGCGAGTTGGGTGGGAGAGCGACGAGGTCGGACGGCCGGCGGTGGAGGTGGTCGAGCAGCGTGGGGTCGGCGCCAGCCGCTAGGAGACGGGATACCGCGGCCGGCGCAGTggaggcgccgccgccggccgcgagGTGGAGCGCGGTGGAGAGGGACGACGGTGAGGCGCGGTTGGGGTCGGCCAGGTGGGGCGGCGAGAGTAGGACATCGATGCAGGCCACGGACCCGTACGCCGCCGCGACCATGAGCGGGGTCATGGGCTCCGCGCCGCGCGACGGGGAGTACCACGGCGCGGGCTCGTCAGCAAGCGACGGGTGTGCCGCGAGGAGGTCCCCGAGCGCCGCGGAGTCGTCGTCGGCCGCAAGCTCCAGGAGCCGCGCAGATACGGCTGCCGCCGCGTCGGAGGGTTCCGCCATGGCCGGAGGCGCGCGATCGGGAAGGTGTTCGACGAAATGGTAGAAGAGGGGAAGGCAAGCGGAGGGAGGGGAATGCTTCGGGGTTTTGGACAAAACGAGTAGGTTTTTGCTTGCGTCGGCTTTTTGGGAGATTTGCCGATTGCTTACCCTATGTTTTATGGGTAAAACGGGGGTTTCATCTCCTTGCTCCTGGTAAAGGGTGAATGTTGATTGCGGTGCTCATAAAATATATGGTGTTTTACCATCAGGTGGGAAAATGCCAAAAAAAGATTTGGATAGGTGGTTAAAAGAAAGATGTAGGGTAGACACGGCTTTCAGCCCTAATTGGTGGAATAATGTATGCAAAAAATAGGTGCCCGAAAATCAAATGATATTTTTGTTTTCTTCCCTTGTCTTTCTCACATGTGAGTTGAATCTTCTTGATGCCCTTAGCAAAAAAGAATTTTTCTTCATGCATATTTTACGGTGGCTAATACTGTAAAAAATATTTCAAATAAACTTCCCATTAGCTAATTTCTTACTAGAAACCTAAATGGGTAGCTATTTTGTGGAATATAGATTTATTCACGGTTGAGAGAGGACCATTAGTTTAATTCCGAATGAAAATTGCAAGGTTGTAGTCGGATCAAATATGAACATAGAGCCTCAATTTTTTTGTTAATCCATTTTCAAAAAAGTATTATCATTTATATCCTAAATGTCTTTGGACCCCGGGGTCGGCACAGTGGCCTAAGACGCCGAGGTAatacgtctcggcgccatagacCATGGCGCTGAGCTCTGATGTCTGAATGGTGAGGCTGGATGACATGATGCTGATGTGGTCAGACCTCGGTGTCACGATTCATGGCGCTGTTGGCGCCGAGCTCTAAATTTAACTCTAATTTACCATGACATGGACATATCCAAGTGGCTATTGAACCCTCCTTAGATAGTGACAGGCTTGATATTTCATCATTTTCTAAAATTCTCGCAACTAAGGTTATAGGAATTTTTTATGTTCTTGTATTTTTAATGTGAAATTCAACTAATTTTCGTATGGTTCCTGTAAAAATCCTTCGTTTCAAACAGACCTTAAGGCTAATTTAATTAATGCCTCATTGTTTCCCTCGACATGCTTAACACATCCAACTTCACCCTTGATTCATGATATGCAAGTCATTCTACAAGACTTTGTCCAAATGCTAGCACCAGCACGATGAACTCAGTTTATCTTTTCTTGAATATCGAATATGAATTCATTTCATTTTTAAATGGATTgaaatacaaaaagggaaataccagtttgtaggatctctggttggcctagagggggtagataggcctatcaaaacaaacactcaaacttttatcaaattcacctagCGGCACTGCCACTCTGGAGGGCGGCAATGTCGGACTGCGGCACTGCCGGGCTAGAACAGCgacactgccgcacctgcagacaacttcgaatcacagttcaaaatccgtaaacgaaaacttagatcggagaaatttcctagcttactacAAGTGtgacaatcacagatcaagagctagaagtggtaggaacaccacacacaagtagatcgactaaaaatcctagaaatcacctcaaccacaatatgtcatgcaagtaatgtaaatcaagcacaaatgacacaatgatttatcctatggtttggctcgccaccaaggcttgcctacctccacgttgttgaggttagccactaaggcttagggctttccaaccctttctcgttctcaagttaagagacttaactcttaagatgaggggtgagtttactagcttcaagagattgTTACAAACCTTttagggctgccacacaagttggcaagctctacGGGCAACGTTCTAactggctaggagccaagctccaaaagtaacaaacacaaccgctggccaaaacgtgaaccaagtgctatttagagttggggaatcaatggagctgctatCTAATCGATTTTTAGAccattttccctcaaggattgatgggaaaatcaatggatttgcttgagggcttgaggtcaacaatagagggggggcgagagagagagctccttctCTGTTTTGAGCATGCtgaagtgaagaagaagagacaGATGGCCGTTGGGGAGGAAgggaaaaggtatatataccccccagcccccaacggtcatcGCACCCAAGGgctcaggcgagacagagcccgtagcctcgaggtcgggcgagacggagcccgtggcctcgaggtcggacgagacagaacccgcatccttagggtcaggcgagatggagcccgcacccaaggggtcaggcgagacggagcccgtggcctcaaggtcgggcgagaccttttaatacgtctcgagccatctggggaagtcagcgtgggcgctaacttccttgtgccGCAACTCAAGTGCGGcaatgcctctcttcaagtgttgCAGTGCCGCACcatgcaagacagcaagggtaatagtgaagtatagactgtcttggctgtgaatctgaggatgcatgaggttgtttgagcacttggtagcacatattagcttaagcattgtgtcctaaTTAATAGTATGGCTTTTTCTATACTTAAATTCaataatataaaagaatttaaatctcctttgagtttgaaggcctctacatttgtaattgggggctcctttatttcatgtagcatcctcgaatataaattccctgcttgtcatctcgataaatctcattaattctctaattacgtggtcattatcaccaaaacctacacttagggcttgattgcactttcaatctcctccgttttggtgattaatggcaacccaattagagcttacaaaagatataaaataaatactgagatttttgagctatgagtgtagagcctccccctaagtatgtgaatagataattgaattctcaaattggcataagaagccaagattcacattttagtgaaagtgatgggaccccctacatccatgctcttatggggtgctgcatactgtgtcaaGTATGTAAAACGTGATacaaatgatagtttatgcacaacatggtttgtTGTTGCAGCTGGATGCCGCACTAccgcacttgctgtaacagcACAGATCAAAACAGACATCAcacaacatgtgatacatataaagatatacattttaacacaattgtatcacaagcgacatcatagattaatatatgtccatatcccacattataaaaagtacttaagtagcattattacataaatagagtttctaatggactctccaactctcacctaacgaagactactctaaatGGATACGAACATGACTCTAGCTACAGCAACCTCTATGGCGTCGAAACTAttaacccctctaattttctccccctttggcatacagcagcaaaaaagagaagaaaagaagaaagaccatcactcactcctcatcctcttggatcgtgtcccaatcgacatcatccccacaagtagctccactagcacctgcaacgtcctcctctccaccatcatcgtcgtcgtcagaggagaaggaggaggaagaagaagacaccatcgccctcccttggcgatgagtGGTCAAAGTGTGGCGCTCatgcctggtgctcctcctcatggaccGTAAGGTGGTCCTCAAACTTGTGTGAGGATCAAGCTctagctgctcctgctcctcgtcctcctcctctgaaTCTGTCTCAGAAagactagggaggtcatcaaacctcgaCGGTGACTGAACTGGAGAAAGAGGTGGCAGTCCTGCACACTCTCTAGCCTCCCGGTTGGCTTCATGGTTCTCCAACTGGTCTTGATATGTGGTCCTCTCTGTATAAGTGCATGTGGTGAAGATGGCCTTGATCCACTTCCCAaatttctccatcttcttttccttgcgaGGCCTAGAGCGGGATGACTTAGGCATGTCCTCAACTGATAGAGAGCGTCTCACTGCCCTACTAGCACCTGCCCctcgggtcttctcaattttgtagacggtgtgaagaccatctttctccAATCTAtagccagtgaccctctcaatcataaacatgagataggggcatatggtatcccctttctcccatcctccatggcgttcctcagctcatgccacatgaagcgagggacattaaacctgTTACCTCCAGGGGCAAATCTAGCAAGCATATTCCTGCACATAGCCATTAAGATCAGAGACTGCTCCATACTTAGGAAtgatagtgtgcctgatcaaattatttagaatgtaataatagctcttcagGCCACTGACTTTCCCATCTGCACTTTTCTTGTCAATCCACATATAGGCAATATCAtggatctcagctctagcctcatcatgaatataagtgaagcctcgctcctcctctccaaaaccaaggatctggctgaaagtcacaaaatcaactctataatgaCGTCCCTCAGTCaaccagtgaatctcatcagtgtagatactatagaagaaagtggcatggaactaGGCTAGCACTTTCTCATTCCAATTATTTCTGAAGCTCATAATATTAGTGAGGCCAAccaactcacaagccttgatcacctttgtaaggaaaatggaccctaggcctatttactttggattttggtgtttgatgaccaacacaaccaaattggactaatgaatttgcaagtgtttgttttgtagttcaatagagtgcaagacatgacttggacgaaggcgacgtgatgatctgaggatcaacaccacaagcaagaccttaggagcacaagagaagacctaagatatcaagcaaagtccaagcacgaagataggaaccaagccgtacgcaagatcacaaagaaatgagCTCATAGAAGTGACCGTACGCTCCAATCAGTGGCTCGGCATTAGCAAGCAGCAatcggacgctgaacaagtgaattgtccggatgcaccgatggcactattcattagtccgacaacacactaagcaagtgatcgaacgctggcggcAAAACCTACCGAatgcaggacagcagcgtccgatcgagtacagagaggttctagagcggcgaacttgcgaccggacgcgtccggtggcaagtgaccggacgctagcagcgtccgatcagttgttcgtggctccaacggtcgggacaaccAAACACATTCTATCAGGACGactccagtgttcggtcagtagcaaaaaagcgggatttcatccccaacggctactttgtcagtggggcttataaatacaacccccaaccgccCATTTGAGATGAGTGGAgccgaggaaacataccaagggtgttgatacaccattttagtgatatccactttcatagtgcttagtgttttattaggtgattaacgtaggtgctttgcgaaatgcttaggttgattagaccaccgcttatgcacttgctctaggtttaggcctagtgtttagtgaggtttgcatacctcttaccactcggtgcttgcgcacaccattattgtacattgaaggggcttgtagtcttgcgagattacaccaaccgcatttatggtgtggccgccaccatgtaccggagggaacaaggcccacggcgtttcagtcggaagcttgatagtgaagacggcggggagcatctgggagaggcttgccggaaggcacgtcggagacccacttatgtgtggggaaggcccgaggctatccatggagttacccaaccggagcttggcccttgcaagggattccttgtgaagggctccaacgaggacttgtgggaagcttgcgtgcttctcgatacctcggtaaaaatactggagtcatcgacgggagtttgcatatctctaccttgctctttagcttctgcatttacattgattgcattactctttttgcggtagagatagcaacatattagcaaaaccgtagttgcacatttagatagtttgtcttttgcataggtttttgctaaggttagaaaaagaggtcatagtttagagttagatttttaagttgcctaattcaccccccctcctcttaggcgtcacgatccCCAACAACCTTATTGAATTCTAGCTCATTCTTTAtcttcatctcctcccaatcaacatactgcatctaGATAACTTTGGATTTCTTGGGGTTGAAGTTCACAGATGCATAGAAGTtgaaatgaaactcattccaaaacctatagtctatcttcaaatcctttggctgctcatagggaTTATTCTCACAtgcttcctccaccatcttcAGCTTTCCCATATAGTTGAGCACGGGATGAGCACGTGTGTCAACAGGACGCCTCATAACAACATCCTcagaatactctctgatgtagctcctatcaaactcctcaagatgaggtggagtatctggGCAAGCACCTGGAGGAATAGTGCGGCCAGCCCTCTCTAAGTTCTCCTCATCCTAGATCATCTAATCTCTCCTCCCCCTATCTCTAGCAACATCTCTACCTGCTGCACTGATGCTGCCCCCTATGGTCCTGCCACGACCACGATGAGTCATTTGCTCAATCCTCTTTTACAACCACCGCCAGGGATGGCAGGAgtctaggttagtagttactgcctaaacactgagggttttcacaaaatcctgtatgccaccttgcaaaagcttggagtcaaagatcatcctgaatatgagggccataagtatgaaaagcatggcgcTAAGCGGTGTGAAGTTACAGTATATATTGGGAGGAGTGAGGAGTTTTCCggcatcactgaagcctggaatatGACAACAATCGGGTTTTGCTTTggcgacacctaccaggttgtggcccgcaaagccttgtggtacctttgccaaatctatgaagagcccattgctcgtacccccatgaggttctttgcacctttggaaaagaatcgacgggcatggagggctcgcatggaggctttgcaagggaaggatgtgcaagaagatagtccaaccgtggtgcacttgatcacatacctgcttgctctagatgaacaGTATGATCGataagccttggagctgaggaagtgcctccagcgagccgaggaagccaagatcttctctaggatacTCTAGGTGCAGCTTGTCGAAGCTCATGCCAGAGCGACAGCCGCAGAGAGTTGtgagactgccatgtcagaagcccTAGAGGAGAtcaaagatcggcatgtccattagctgggagaggcctaccttgtcactaggCCAAGCGAAGGATGCTAGCTATTGAAC containing:
- the LOC136530601 gene encoding LOW QUALITY PROTEIN: zinc finger CCCH domain-containing protein 67-like (The sequence of the model RefSeq protein was modified relative to this genomic sequence to represent the inferred CDS: inserted 2 bases in 1 codon); the protein is MAEPSDAAAAVSARLLELAADDDSAALGDLLAAHPSLADEPAPWYSPSRGAEPMTPLMVAAAYGSVACIDVLLSPPHLADPNRASPSSLSTALHLAAGGGASTAPAAVSRLLAAGADPTLLDHLHRRPSDLVALPPNSLPLKNHLLSLLGGRKEWPPDPSLPDIKNGAYASDDFRMYSFKVRACSRAYSHDWTECPFVHPGENARRRDPRKYHYSCVPCPEFKKGAGCRRGDMCEYAHGVFESWLHPAQYRTRLCKDGVGCARRVCFFAHTPEELRPLYVSSAGSRTAMEMAAAMGMGLPSPGASFTPPLSPSGGGSGVAGAWPQPNVPALCLPGSAGNLHLSRLRTSLSARSMAVDELLASADYDXGLVGSPASVRSARGKTLVPSNLDDLFSAGMAGAAASQSPRYADQGGSAFSPTRKAAMLNQFQQQQSLLSPRATVIPEPVSPMSSRLLAALAQREKMQQQTLRSMSSRDLGSGASVLVGSPVTSSWSKWGIPSSAPDWGADDEELGRLKRSSSFELRSGANGDEPDLSWVNTLVKEPTPEKPSINRTTAKESIASLSQATSHEDMGGEDDTAGVIGGWLEQLQLDEMVV